In Oryza sativa Japonica Group chromosome 2, ASM3414082v1, the following are encoded in one genomic region:
- the LOC4329036 gene encoding salt stress root protein RS1 has translation MDYWKTKVLPKIKVVFAKGGNAKKAAAAELIKSFDESKEGINGEFEEKKADLQPKVVEIYEAAPAPLKVLIKDRAKVSGIKKNSAAVTKFVDDLAKIEFPGAKQLSEGIAKVGPALLSGPVFATFEKVSTLLPADEEEIKPKEATAAAAEEEKKEEAAAAAAATDAAGEEKKEEAEEKKEEEAAAPADEPAAAAGESAPAAAEAEPPVEAAATPAAAEAAPAKAEEEEAPKA, from the exons ATGGATTACTGGAAGACCAAGGTTCTGCCGAAGATTAAGGTCGTCTTCGCCAAGGGCGGCAACGCCAAgaaggctgccgccgccgaactCATCAAGTCGTTTGATGAATCTaag gaGGGGATCAACGGCGAGTTCGAGGAGAAGAAGGCTGACCTCCAGCCCAAGGTCGTCGAGATCTACGAGGCTGCTCCTGCGCCGCTCAAG GTTCTGATCAAGGACAGGGCCAAGGTGTCCGGGATCAAGAAGAactccgccgccgtcaccaaGTTCGTCGACGATCTCGCCAAAATCG AGTTCCCCGGAGCGAAGCAACTGAGCGAGGGGATCGCCAAGGTCGGCCCGGCGCTGCTCTCCGGCCCGGTGTTCGCCACCTTCGAGAAGGTCTCCACGTTGCtccccgccgacgaggaggagatcAAGCCCAAGGAGgctacggccgccgccgccgaagaggagaagaaggaggaagccgccgccgccgccgccgccaccgacgccgccggcgaggagaagaaggaagaagccgaggagaagaaagaagaagaggccgccgcccccgccgacgAGCCAGCTGCAGCCGCCGGTGAGAGCgcacctgccgccgccgaggccgagccCCCAGTCGAGGCCgcagcgacgccggcggccgctgaggcggcgccggcgaaggccgaggaggaggaggcaccaAAGGCCtaa
- the LOC107279944 gene encoding serine/threonine-protein kinase RHS3: protein MTDMTSTTNQPINRVAPPQLRQFAPSTSTHSCSGGHDDAPSHGDPYNIPSRSNLLPAGCIVSGLKTPATRTTNTPSTAWSETDRRDRAAAAGGIYMEEAGSFDAAGVYPMTLPSPRMVVPAKDQSPDKPSGFRKSINPIYADAVVVDMAAAAARPSRTAAAAAVEDDDDGGAAPALVRRHTGGAGDGRWEAIRAASARESPLSLGHFRLLRRLGYGDIGSVYLVELRGGGSGALFAMKVMDKSSLVSRNKLARAQTEREILGLLDHPFLPTLYSHFETDKFYCLLMEFCSGGNLHSLRQKQPNKCFSEHAARFYASEVLLALEYLHMLGVVYRDLKPENVLVREEGHIMLSDFDLSLRCSVSPALVRSPSGRVGAGAGLVHGCVLPRILPRRSGKKKKKQKGNDQEVTSATGDGNGKNRPPPATSLEFTAEPTGARSMSFVGTHEYLAPEIIRGEGHGSAVDWWTFGVFLYELLHGTTPFKGSGNRATLFNVVGQPLRFPDAPAASAAARDLIRGLLVKEPQSRLAYRRGATEVKQHPFFDGVNWALVRSAMPPYIPEADVAAAAVDCRSPLARATQGGGTPKKSAAGGKASSPRDDPSYVEFEYF from the exons ATGACGGACATGACATCCACCACCAACCAACCGATCAATCGTGTCGCGCCGCCTCAACTCCGCCAGTTCGCCCCCTCCACGTCGACCCATTCTTGTAGTGGCGGCCACGACGACGCGCCCAGCCATGGCGATCCATACAATATCCCCTCCCGATCGAACTTGCTGCCGGCCGGCTGCATTGTCTCCGGCCTTAAAACTCCAGCAACACGTACGACGAACACCCCGTCGACGGCATGGAGCGAAActgatcggagagatcgagcagcggcggccggcggtatATATATGGAGGAGGCGGGGAgcttcgacgccgccggcgtGTACCCGATGACGCTGCCAAGCCCGAGGATGGTCGTACCGGCGAAGGATCAGTCGCCGGACAAGCCGTCGGGCTTCAGGAAGAGCATCAACCCGATCtacgccgacgccgtcgtcgtcgacatggccgccgccgccgcccgtccgtccaggacggcggcggcggccgccgtcgaagacgacgacgatggcggcgctgCTCCGGCGCTGGTGCGGCGGCACACGGGCGGCGCCGGGGACGGGAGGTGGGAGGCGATccgggcggcgagcgcgcgcgagTCGCCGCTCAGCCTGGGACACTTCCGCCTTCTGCGGCGGCTCGGGTACGGCGACATCGGCAGCGTGTACCTCGTCGAGCTCCGCGGCGGAGGGAGCGGCGCGCTGTTCGCCATGAAGGTGATGGACAAGAGCTCGCTGGTGAGCCGCAACAAGCTCGCCCGCGCGCAGACGGAGCGCGAgatcctcggcctcctcgaccaCCCCTTCCTCCCCACCCTCTACTCCCACTTCGAGACCGACAAGTTCTACTGCCTCCTCATGGAGTTCTGCTCCGGCGGCAACCTCCATTCCCTCCGCCAGAAGCAGCCCAACAAGTGCTTCTCCGAGCACGCCGCCAG GTTCTACGCGTCGGAGGTGTTGCTGGCGCTGGAGTACCTGCACATGCTGGGGGTGGTGTACCGCGACCTCAAGCCGGAGAACGTGCTCGTCAGGGAGGAAGGCCACATCATGCTCTCCGACTTCGACCTCTCGCTCCGCTGCTCCGTCAGCCCGGCGCTGGTCCGCTCGCCGTCGGGCCGTGTCGGTGCCGGCGCCGGACTGGTGCACGGCTGCGTGCTCCCGCGGATTCTCCCGAGAAGGAgcggcaagaagaagaagaagcagaaggGGAATGACCAGGAGGTGACGTCAgcgaccggcgacggcaacggcaagaacaggccgccgccggcgacgtcgctGGAGTTCACCGCGGAGCCGACGGGGGCGAGGTCGATGTCGTTCGTGGGCACGCACGAGTACCTGGCGCCGGAGATCATCCGCGGCGAGGGGCACGGCAGCGCCGTCGACTGGTGGACGTTCGGCGTGTTCCTGTACGAGCTGCTGCACGGGACGACGCCGTTCAAGGGCTCCGGCAACCGCGCCACGCTGTTCAACGTCGTCGGCCAGCCGCTCCGGTTCCCGGACGCGCCggcggccagcgccgccgccagggACCTCATCCGCGGCCTGCTCGTCAAGGAGCCCCAGTCCAGGCTCGCCTACCGCCGCGGCGCCACCGAGGTCAAGCAGCACCCGTTCTTCGACGGCGTCAACTGGGCGCTGGTCAGGAGCGCCATGCCACCCTACATCCCGGAGgcggacgtcgccgccgccgccgtggactgccgctcgccgctcgcgcgcgcgacGCAGGGCGGCGGAACGCCGAAGAAGAGCGCCGCCGGTGGGAAGGCCAGCTCGCCACGGGATGATCCGTCCTACGTTGAATTCGAGTACTTCTAG